A section of the Candidatus Zixiibacteriota bacterium genome encodes:
- the rlmN gene encoding 23S rRNA (adenine(2503)-C(2))-methyltransferase RlmN — protein sequence MEHQNLLGYTLEQMEQAIAQMGHKPYRAKQLFKWLYNNRQYDFELMTDFAKELRGELAQKFTFEGPPLETRLVSQDGTEKYLFRLSDGNPVETVLIPDGDRRTACVSSQSGCALACRFCATGTMGLLRNLTVGEILWQLIYLRQVHGDEAFSNVVFMGMGEPLQNYDNVIEAINIITHHLGFNFGAKRTTISTSGITPKIRKLADSGLKTRLALSLHAATQEKRVKIMPVAQTFGLEKLMEAIRYYTETTGERVMFEYILFDGFNDSRADIDALIKLVRGIPCKINILPYNPIPGLDFKRPSDERVDWFARELHKDTPAVTVRRSRGRDIDAACGQLAARRTTPSALSLG from the coding sequence ATGGAACACCAAAACCTCTTAGGATATACTCTCGAACAGATGGAACAGGCAATTGCCCAAATGGGTCATAAACCATATAGAGCAAAGCAGTTGTTCAAATGGCTGTATAACAACCGCCAGTATGATTTCGAGCTAATGACTGATTTTGCAAAGGAACTCCGTGGTGAACTTGCCCAAAAATTCACCTTTGAAGGCCCTCCACTGGAAACCCGTTTGGTTTCCCAGGATGGCACAGAGAAATATCTCTTTCGTTTGAGCGATGGCAATCCAGTCGAGACAGTTCTCATCCCCGATGGCGATCGCCGGACGGCTTGTGTTTCTTCTCAGTCAGGCTGCGCCCTTGCCTGTAGGTTTTGCGCTACAGGCACGATGGGGCTGCTCCGCAACCTGACCGTGGGAGAAATCCTCTGGCAGTTGATTTATCTCCGCCAGGTTCATGGTGACGAGGCCTTTTCCAATGTTGTTTTCATGGGAATGGGCGAGCCTCTCCAGAATTATGACAATGTTATTGAGGCCATAAATATCATTACGCACCATCTCGGTTTCAATTTTGGCGCGAAGCGAACCACTATCTCAACATCGGGTATCACTCCTAAAATTCGCAAATTAGCCGACAGCGGACTCAAAACTCGATTGGCGCTTTCGCTCCATGCCGCGACTCAGGAAAAACGGGTGAAAATTATGCCAGTAGCGCAGACCTTCGGTCTTGAAAAGCTAATGGAAGCCATCCGCTATTACACTGAGACAACCGGCGAGCGGGTTATGTTTGAATATATCCTCTTTGACGGTTTTAACGATTCCCGGGCAGATATTGATGCCTTGATTAAACTTGTGCGGGGGATTCCGTGTAAAATAAACATCCTGCCCTACAATCCGATTCCAGGACTTGATTTCAAGCGGCCATCGGATGAGAGAGTTGATTGGTTTGCGCGAGAATTGCACAAGGACACACCGGCTGTAACTGTCCGGAGAAGCCGCGGACGGGATATTGATGCCGCTTGTGGCCAGCTTGCAGCGCGAAGAACAACGCCATCAGCGTTGAGTCTTGGGTAA